The Methanohalophilus portucalensis genome window below encodes:
- a CDS encoding DsrE/DsrF/DrsH-like family protein, translating into MRDNIHKVTNVLILLKSMIYESTGPLETLRFAKHYSEQGLNVNIVLFGPMGVMLAKKDKAGALEYDQKIDECMNLGVNFMCCKLGSSLVGLKYEEMIPGIEMVEPEAIADTILEFSQKQQLIITL; encoded by the coding sequence GTGAGAGATAATATACACAAAGTTACAAATGTCCTGATCCTGCTAAAAAGCATGATTTACGAAAGTACCGGTCCACTGGAGACCCTTAGGTTTGCAAAGCACTACAGTGAACAGGGCCTGAATGTAAATATAGTCCTTTTTGGCCCAATGGGAGTAATGCTTGCCAAGAAGGATAAAGCAGGAGCGCTGGAATACGACCAGAAAATCGATGAATGTATGAATCTGGGTGTGAACTTTATGTGTTGCAAACTGGGTTCTTCACTTGTAGGGCTTAAGTATGAAGAAATGATACCGGGCATCGAGATGGTCGAACCTGAAGCTATTGCTGATACCATTCTGGAATTTAGCCAGAAACAACAACTTATTATTACACTTTAA
- a CDS encoding hydantoinase/oxoprolinase family protein: MVYSLGIDAGGTYTDSVLLDDDTDSILDSNKALTTYPDPLDGIKNSIDGLDQEKLKKVKIVSVSTTLSTNTILEGTGFPVGLFLIGNYDLKEKLPTPHYVKVAGGHTYNGAEKEPLDEEGVRDFAVKIKDKVAAFAISSFFSIRNPDHEIRAKQIIREATGLPVVCAHELSQDLGAFERATTAFFNAQLLPITERFMSTVEKDVNSRGISPKIFMLKCDGSVIGIKSALEKPIESIFSGPAGSLVGASFLTGNDSCAVIDVGGTSTDISVIKDGVPEMSEMGAVVGGWKTRVKAIKMETSAMGGDSHIWVKDGKLNIGPRRVIPLCRAADLYPDFLELLKINPMPTKTLIGMNFQPTTFFTRTEYEAMGLNDLEQELLDSISSSPTSLRELRSRMGRYPSTRILDSLIQKRLVQCIGFTPTDALHVLSDYTARNVEAAEVGAEYLGSLCKRTGEEFARYVKETFAKNMASDLISFFLEGIPREEVRKIFDIDCPTKFKVDIPVVLIGGPVVAYKDILGSILDAEIIVPKYSDVGNATGALAAKGVRRVDFLIRPASMAAPDWEFYVFSEKGRQSFYEYNDAISYARETGQSMIMQYMEDAGLDPDHVEIDVKKDEIVPEGWNFPMETKIRVMGVGTRLIDEEA, translated from the coding sequence ATGGTATACAGTTTGGGAATAGATGCTGGAGGAACTTATACCGATTCTGTTCTTCTGGATGATGACACTGATAGTATTCTTGATTCAAATAAAGCACTTACAACATATCCCGATCCCCTGGATGGGATAAAAAACTCAATTGATGGTCTCGACCAGGAAAAACTCAAGAAAGTAAAGATAGTTTCCGTATCAACAACCCTTTCTACAAACACGATCCTTGAAGGAACGGGTTTCCCAGTTGGCTTGTTTTTGATCGGAAATTATGATCTCAAGGAAAAACTTCCGACTCCTCATTATGTAAAAGTTGCTGGTGGTCATACCTATAATGGTGCGGAAAAAGAACCCCTGGATGAGGAAGGAGTCAGGGACTTTGCGGTGAAAATAAAGGACAAGGTTGCAGCTTTTGCAATCTCTTCCTTTTTCAGTATTCGTAATCCTGACCATGAAATTCGGGCCAAGCAAATAATCCGTGAAGCGACAGGTCTTCCTGTAGTATGTGCACACGAACTTTCTCAGGACCTGGGTGCCTTTGAGAGAGCAACGACTGCTTTTTTCAATGCTCAGCTATTGCCCATCACAGAAAGATTCATGTCCACTGTGGAAAAGGATGTAAATTCCAGGGGAATCAGTCCGAAGATATTCATGCTCAAATGCGATGGCTCTGTTATAGGTATAAAAAGTGCACTGGAAAAGCCGATTGAATCTATTTTCTCGGGACCTGCGGGAAGTCTTGTAGGAGCTTCCTTTTTGACAGGAAACGATTCATGCGCCGTTATTGATGTGGGAGGTACAAGTACCGATATATCCGTTATAAAAGACGGCGTTCCTGAAATGAGTGAGATGGGAGCGGTTGTCGGTGGATGGAAGACCCGTGTCAAGGCTATTAAGATGGAAACCTCAGCAATGGGTGGTGACAGTCACATATGGGTAAAGGATGGTAAATTGAATATCGGACCGCGACGTGTAATTCCCCTTTGCAGGGCAGCGGATCTCTATCCCGATTTCCTGGAACTTCTCAAGATCAATCCCATGCCAACCAAAACTTTGATCGGCATGAATTTCCAGCCTACGACCTTTTTTACACGTACTGAATATGAAGCCATGGGCCTTAATGACCTGGAGCAGGAATTGCTTGATTCCATCTCTAGTAGTCCTACTTCTCTGCGGGAGTTACGCAGTCGCATGGGCCGCTATCCTTCAACCCGAATTCTGGACAGCCTTATTCAGAAAAGGCTTGTACAATGTATTGGTTTTACTCCCACGGACGCTCTGCATGTACTGAGTGATTATACCGCCCGCAATGTGGAGGCAGCTGAGGTAGGTGCTGAATATCTGGGTTCCCTGTGTAAAAGAACCGGGGAGGAATTTGCCAGATATGTCAAGGAAACCTTTGCCAAGAATATGGCCTCAGACCTGATTTCCTTCTTCCTGGAAGGCATTCCAAGGGAAGAGGTTCGTAAAATATTCGATATAGATTGTCCTACAAAATTTAAGGTTGATATCCCGGTTGTTCTTATCGGTGGACCTGTGGTTGCTTATAAGGATATACTTGGAAGTATCCTGGATGCCGAGATCATTGTACCAAAATATTCAGATGTCGGTAATGCCACAGGTGCCCTAGCAGCCAAAGGTGTAAGGAGGGTTGATTTCCTTATAAGACCTGCTTCCATGGCAGCTCCTGATTGGGAATTCTACGTATTTTCCGAAAAAGGGCGACAGAGTTTCTATGAATATAATGATGCTATTTCATACGCCAGGGAAACAGGACAATCCATGATAATGCAATACATGGAAGACGCCGGTTTGGATCCGGATCATGTGGAAATTGACGTCAAAAAGGATGAGATTGTGCCGGAAGGTTGGAATTTCCCAATGGAAACTAAAATCAGGGTTATGGGAGTCGGTACCCGCCTGATAGATGAAGAGGCCTGA
- a CDS encoding DUF167 domain-containing protein: protein MPIRDAIHTKGNGCIIDFEINPGSSKLVVPSGYNTWRKRVEGKLTELAQKGKANDQLIQKLSHIFQINSSSITIVSGAKTTKKSVHLDNVGPKAAEDVLEQYL, encoded by the coding sequence ATGCCAATCCGGGATGCCATACACACAAAGGGGAATGGTTGTATAATTGATTTTGAAATTAATCCCGGCTCCAGCAAACTGGTAGTTCCTTCAGGTTACAATACCTGGCGCAAAAGGGTTGAGGGTAAATTAACCGAACTCGCACAAAAAGGAAAAGCCAACGACCAGCTTATACAAAAGCTCAGTCATATATTCCAAATAAACAGTTCCTCAATAACAATTGTATCCGGTGCAAAAACTACCAAGAAATCGGTACATCTTGATAATGTGGGCCCAAAAGCAGCAGAAGATGTTCTGGAGCAATACCTGTGA
- a CDS encoding DUF4435 domain-containing protein: MSMIDIHKEARASEKALYHTFLTNYKKNSNIVYGFVEGLDDPTYYQRIENLIPHDWRLKLYKSGNKDKVLQIHNNMDWTRFHSKRICFFIDRDLSEFIDDVGEIDGNVYVTDKYSIENDFVNCEMLEKLLSEIMRINIAEMSRDEQEKLHMIFDDNFELFKSTMVPVMAQIILWKRNKKRPLLDNIDPSDFFYFKNADMYIKEEFEKENDRIIHISKCCNIEPDVLDSIKDIKIEFCRKQGPKKHIRGKYMLWFMLMCTKEIHKSITYICSKYRKPPKVRTEIGLKNAVVHLAPRARIPESLKLFVENNYLYYINKTDSVSMRA; the protein is encoded by the coding sequence ATGAGTATGATCGACATACATAAGGAAGCACGTGCGAGTGAAAAAGCATTATATCACACATTCTTGACTAATTATAAAAAAAATTCCAATATAGTTTATGGATTTGTTGAAGGCTTAGATGACCCCACTTATTATCAACGAATTGAAAATTTAATTCCTCATGATTGGAGATTGAAATTATATAAATCAGGAAATAAAGATAAGGTTCTTCAAATTCATAATAATATGGATTGGACTCGCTTTCATTCAAAACGCATCTGCTTTTTCATTGACAGAGACCTTTCTGAATTTATTGATGATGTAGGAGAAATTGATGGAAATGTATACGTTACAGACAAATATTCTATAGAAAATGATTTTGTCAATTGTGAAATGCTAGAAAAGTTGCTTTCAGAAATCATGCGAATAAATATCGCAGAAATGTCTAGGGATGAGCAAGAAAAACTGCATATGATTTTTGATGATAACTTCGAATTATTCAAAAGTACGATGGTTCCTGTGATGGCTCAAATTATACTCTGGAAACGCAATAAAAAAAGGCCATTATTGGATAATATCGATCCAAGTGATTTTTTTTATTTCAAGAATGCTGACATGTACATTAAGGAAGAGTTTGAAAAAGAAAATGATCGAATCATACATATAAGCAAATGTTGCAATATAGAGCCTGATGTACTTGATTCTATAAAAGATATAAAAATAGAGTTTTGTAGAAAGCAAGGACCAAAAAAACATATTAGAGGAAAATATATGCTTTGGTTTATGCTTATGTGTACAAAAGAAATTCATAAATCTATAACATACATATGCAGTAAATATCGTAAACCACCTAAAGTACGTACAGAAATAGGACTAAAAAACGCTGTCGTTCATCTAGCTCCCAGAGCCCGTATACCAGAATCATTAAAATTATTTGTGGAAAATAATTACTTGTACTACATTAATAAAACAGATTCTGTTAGTATGAGAGCCTGA
- a CDS encoding glutamate synthase-related protein has protein sequence MGNLRQPNANEATRTFNRSKSVAPMSGICTRCVDGCRGNCEIFKSSFRGREVLYPGPFGEVTAGADKEYPVDYSHLNIQGYAVGAVGLPDGMEASPETARFPNVDTETEYGWNKKVKMKIPAFTGALGSTEIARKNWNEFAVGAAITGITLVCGENVCGIDPELKRDNNGLVTESPEMDRRIAAYNKFHEGYGEMLVQMNVEDTKLGVAEYISSKHEMDTLELKWGQGAKCIGGEIKVRELDRALELKRRGYIVTPDPENAAVQEAYKVGAIREFERHSRLGFVDKEGFLEEVDRLRSIGYDRITLKTGAYSMVEAAMALKYSSEAKIDLLTFDGAPGGTGMSPWPMMEEWGIPTFYLQSLVYEFAEKLNNKGERVPDLAMAGGFSSEDGIYKALAMGSPYFKAVCMGRGLMIPGMVGKNVGKWLEEDNLPKTVSEFGHRPEEIFVHYEDLEERYGEDVKDIPLGAMGIYSYGEKLKVGLQQLMAGSRRFNINTLSRKDVMALTEEAAEVSGIDYVMNAYRDVAEQILDE, from the coding sequence ATGGGCAATCTTAGACAACCAAATGCAAATGAAGCAACAAGGACCTTCAACAGGTCCAAGAGTGTTGCCCCGATGTCCGGAATCTGCACACGCTGTGTAGACGGATGCCGTGGTAACTGTGAAATATTCAAATCATCATTCAGGGGACGTGAAGTCCTTTATCCAGGGCCTTTCGGAGAAGTAACTGCCGGAGCAGACAAGGAATACCCTGTAGACTATTCTCACCTCAACATTCAGGGATATGCAGTTGGTGCAGTTGGCCTTCCTGATGGAATGGAAGCCAGCCCCGAGACCGCAAGGTTCCCCAACGTAGACACCGAAACTGAATACGGCTGGAACAAGAAAGTAAAAATGAAAATCCCCGCATTCACCGGTGCCCTCGGTTCCACCGAAATCGCAAGGAAAAACTGGAACGAGTTCGCCGTTGGTGCAGCAATCACCGGAATCACCCTTGTATGCGGTGAGAACGTGTGCGGAATCGATCCGGAACTCAAACGGGACAACAATGGTCTGGTCACCGAATCACCGGAAATGGACAGAAGGATCGCAGCCTACAACAAGTTCCACGAAGGCTACGGTGAAATGCTCGTCCAGATGAACGTAGAAGATACCAAACTCGGTGTTGCAGAATATATCTCCAGCAAACACGAGATGGACACCCTTGAACTCAAATGGGGACAGGGAGCCAAATGTATTGGTGGAGAAATCAAGGTACGTGAACTTGACCGTGCACTTGAACTCAAGAGACGTGGATACATCGTAACCCCGGACCCCGAAAACGCAGCCGTCCAGGAAGCTTACAAGGTCGGTGCAATCAGGGAATTCGAACGCCACTCAAGACTTGGTTTTGTTGACAAGGAAGGCTTCCTCGAAGAAGTTGACCGCCTCAGATCCATCGGATATGACCGTATCACCTTAAAGACCGGTGCATACTCCATGGTTGAAGCCGCAATGGCACTCAAATATTCCTCCGAAGCAAAGATCGACCTGCTCACCTTCGATGGTGCACCAGGTGGTACAGGTATGAGCCCCTGGCCAATGATGGAAGAATGGGGTATCCCGACATTCTATCTCCAGTCCCTTGTATATGAGTTCGCAGAAAAACTCAACAACAAAGGTGAAAGAGTACCCGATCTGGCAATGGCTGGTGGATTCTCCAGTGAAGATGGTATCTACAAAGCACTTGCAATGGGCTCCCCATACTTCAAGGCAGTATGCATGGGCCGTGGCCTCATGATACCAGGTATGGTCGGTAAGAACGTCGGCAAATGGCTCGAAGAAGACAACCTGCCAAAAACCGTTTCCGAATTCGGTCACCGTCCAGAAGAGATCTTTGTCCACTACGAAGACCTGGAAGAACGCTATGGTGAAGATGTCAAGGACATCCCGCTCGGTGCAATGGGTATCTACTCCTACGGAGAAAAACTCAAGGTCGGTCTGCAGCAGCTCATGGCAGGTTCACGCAGATTCAACATCAACACACTGTCCCGCAAAGACGTTATGGCTCTTACAGAAGAAGCCGCAGAAGTCTCAGGCATCGATTATGTCATGAATGCCTACAGGGACGTAGCAGAACAGATTCTGGACGAATAA
- a CDS encoding AAA family ATPase has product MAVNMTMNLEKITIKGLFGYRDMEIQLQDNSLILVGENGSGKTTILRILFYILSGKWAELSKVNFRHIAVKISGNTYNIDSEDLKEKYPDYENIADIPMRELSRLKRKSLLVNHNRLYPEIDILCKKYGVSRRSLLEEIGLHYPYSEKDNFHEEYWQNLKKIQQEIDAQILYLPTYRRIERELSSIIKGMDSDDFPFEYRNRYFSEDPDDINNSYIELVEFGMKDVEKSIENTLSDLKDFVRTELNKLTLNYLGDVLDKKYDEVNKEAISKTSPDKVHNVVDRIDENILSTSNKQNLIDVIQQASSSGHLTERSKIICHYFMKLLQFQNNLQDREKQISKFCELCSEYIEDKQFLYDSANFSFSIISKNLDDKQNTIQLKDLSSGEKQIVSLFSHLYLSGNTHYFVIIDEPELSLSVPWQRRFLADIYYSNFCTGVVAATHSPFIYENKLEQYTHAVGEFEIGGWKK; this is encoded by the coding sequence ATGGCGGTAAATATGACAATGAATTTAGAAAAAATTACAATAAAGGGATTGTTTGGTTATAGAGACATGGAAATTCAACTACAGGACAATAGTTTAATACTTGTTGGAGAAAATGGTTCTGGAAAAACAACAATTCTCAGAATATTATTTTATATATTATCGGGTAAATGGGCAGAACTTTCTAAAGTTAATTTTCGCCACATTGCAGTAAAAATATCTGGCAATACATATAATATAGACAGTGAAGATCTAAAGGAAAAATACCCCGATTATGAAAATATTGCTGATATACCCATGAGGGAATTGAGTCGTTTAAAGAGAAAAAGTTTGCTAGTAAATCATAATAGATTATATCCTGAAATAGACATCTTATGTAAGAAATATGGGGTTAGCAGAAGAAGTTTATTAGAGGAAATTGGACTTCATTATCCTTATAGTGAAAAAGATAATTTTCATGAAGAATATTGGCAAAATTTAAAAAAAATCCAACAAGAAATCGATGCCCAAATACTGTATCTTCCAACTTATAGGAGAATTGAACGAGAACTCAGTAGTATAATAAAAGGAATGGATTCAGATGATTTCCCTTTTGAATATAGAAATCGATATTTTTCAGAAGACCCAGATGATATAAACAATTCATACATTGAATTAGTAGAATTTGGAATGAAAGATGTTGAAAAATCTATAGAAAATACACTATCTGACCTCAAAGATTTTGTACGGACAGAATTAAACAAACTAACTCTTAATTATTTAGGAGACGTATTAGATAAAAAATATGATGAAGTTAATAAAGAGGCAATATCTAAAACATCCCCAGACAAGGTACATAACGTAGTTGACCGAATTGACGAAAATATATTATCTACTAGTAACAAACAAAATCTTATTGATGTTATCCAACAAGCTTCTTCTTCTGGACACCTCACCGAACGTAGCAAAATAATATGTCATTATTTTATGAAACTATTGCAGTTTCAAAATAATCTTCAAGATCGTGAGAAACAAATATCTAAATTCTGTGAATTGTGTTCAGAATATATTGAGGACAAACAGTTTTTGTACGATAGTGCTAATTTTAGTTTTTCAATCATCTCGAAAAATCTAGATGACAAGCAAAATACCATTCAACTCAAAGACTTATCTTCGGGAGAAAAGCAGATCGTCTCATTATTCAGTCATCTGTATCTTTCTGGAAATACACATTATTTTGTAATAATTGATGAACCAGAACTTTCATTGTCAGTGCCTTGGCAACGTCGATTTTTAGCTGACATATATTACAGTAATTTTTGTACAGGGGTAGTTGCTGCTACACATTCACCATTTATTTATGAAAATAAACTCGAACAATATACTCATGCTGTGGGTGAATTTGAAATAGGGGGATGGAAAAAATGA
- a CDS encoding class II fructose-bisphosphate aldolase has product MSESKFEPLPRSYLFNSLLDKDTIILAANPRISLVMRGIMKAAKDADAPLMVELARSESDLDGGYSGMTPAEFSKRCKKTANEVGLDVWSLHADHIGIKKGTPEDIESTKELVSGQIDAGYTSFAIDASHLFNFQGGNLREELSQNIDATTEIAHHIQDKMDGRKYGLEVEVGEIGREDENGRVLTKPEEAVTFIKALNENGVYPHVIAIANGSAHGNTYDTNGNLIQQVSVDIEQTIAVADALKENGFSVRIAQHGITGTPRELIYEHFPHGDILKGNVATFFQNIVWEVFRIYEPELFSDIRKWTIENFRSKAPEKSDNEIFGKFSKYAVRQFFDRIDAVDENTRRAIDAKVYAETLMFLGAFKAEGTAQQVRDYIKSL; this is encoded by the coding sequence ATGAGTGAATCCAAATTCGAACCGTTGCCACGTTCCTATTTATTTAACAGTTTGCTGGATAAAGATACTATAATACTCGCTGCAAATCCGCGTATCTCTCTTGTTATGCGTGGGATTATGAAAGCAGCCAAAGATGCAGATGCTCCCCTGATGGTAGAACTCGCCCGTTCTGAATCCGATCTGGACGGTGGCTATTCAGGTATGACCCCTGCTGAATTTTCAAAACGGTGCAAAAAAACCGCCAATGAAGTTGGTCTGGATGTATGGTCTCTGCATGCCGATCATATTGGCATCAAGAAAGGCACTCCTGAGGATATTGAATCTACAAAGGAACTTGTAAGTGGGCAGATTGATGCGGGATATACCTCTTTTGCAATCGATGCTTCCCATCTTTTCAATTTCCAGGGTGGCAATCTCCGGGAAGAACTCTCCCAGAACATTGATGCAACTACAGAGATCGCCCATCATATCCAGGATAAAATGGATGGTCGTAAGTACGGGCTTGAAGTTGAGGTTGGTGAAATAGGCCGTGAGGATGAAAATGGCAGGGTACTTACCAAACCTGAAGAAGCAGTAACCTTCATCAAAGCGCTTAATGAAAACGGTGTATATCCACATGTGATCGCAATCGCAAACGGTAGTGCCCATGGGAACACCTATGACACAAATGGAAATCTCATCCAGCAGGTTTCAGTTGATATAGAGCAGACCATTGCGGTTGCTGACGCCCTGAAAGAGAATGGCTTTAGTGTCAGGATCGCCCAGCACGGGATTACCGGTACTCCCAGGGAACTCATTTACGAGCATTTCCCTCACGGGGATATATTGAAGGGCAATGTTGCCACATTTTTCCAGAATATTGTATGGGAAGTGTTCAGGATATATGAACCTGAGCTTTTCAGTGACATCCGGAAATGGACCATTGAGAATTTCCGCAGCAAAGCTCCCGAAAAGAGTGATAATGAGATATTCGGCAAATTCAGCAAGTATGCAGTAAGGCAGTTCTTTGACCGCATAGATGCTGTTGATGAGAACACAAGGCGTGCCATTGATGCAAAGGTCTATGCTGAAACCCTCATGTTCCTTGGGGCCTTCAAGGCTGAAGGTACTGCCCAGCAGGTCAGGGATTATATCAAATCCCTGTGA
- the npdG gene encoding NADPH-dependent F420 reductase, producing the protein MRDERFMKIAILGGTGHIGKGFALRWGSLHDIIIGSRNAERAASAAKEYRCMLEDLGKKASFEGVDNKTAAQMADVVLLAIKYRHISSVIETITPVLKDQIVVSVVVPMEKDSCYIIPDAKHMEVDVRDSAYNAEYFCYTQPVGGSAAEEIAQLLPQNIRLVSGFHNVPAKHLEDLSLALDYDIAVCGNDMASKEVVCKLTDDIPNLRPLDAGPLKASSMIESLTPLLINIAARNKMDDVGVKFI; encoded by the coding sequence ATGAGAGATGAAAGGTTCATGAAAATAGCGATACTGGGCGGCACGGGACATATTGGTAAAGGCTTTGCTCTGCGGTGGGGCAGTCTTCACGATATTATCATTGGCTCAAGAAATGCAGAAAGGGCGGCTTCAGCTGCAAAAGAGTACAGATGCATGCTGGAAGACCTTGGAAAGAAAGCTTCCTTTGAAGGCGTAGATAATAAAACGGCTGCGCAAATGGCTGATGTCGTATTGCTTGCAATAAAGTATCGTCATATTTCATCTGTTATTGAAACCATTACTCCCGTGCTTAAGGACCAGATTGTGGTTTCTGTGGTTGTTCCTATGGAAAAGGACAGCTGTTACATCATTCCAGATGCAAAACATATGGAAGTTGATGTACGGGATTCTGCATACAATGCGGAATATTTCTGTTATACACAACCTGTTGGTGGGAGTGCCGCCGAGGAAATTGCACAACTCCTTCCCCAAAACATTCGACTGGTGTCGGGTTTTCATAATGTTCCTGCCAAACATCTTGAGGATCTCTCTCTCGCGCTGGATTATGATATTGCTGTCTGTGGGAATGATATGGCTTCAAAAGAAGTTGTCTGCAAACTCACAGATGATATACCAAACTTGCGACCATTGGATGCAGGTCCCTTAAAGGCCTCTTCCATGATCGAGTCTCTCACTCCTCTGCTGATAAATATAGCAGCCAGGAACAAAATGGATGATGTGGGAGTAAAGTTCATTTGA